In Deltaproteobacteria bacterium, a single window of DNA contains:
- a CDS encoding glycosyltransferase family 39 protein has protein sequence MTWLSTRFGSALAGVLLCVVLYVPPAVLTPFFTKGEPREALVVRNMLDEGDWLLPKRASANGWTIASKPPFFHWLGAGASALAGSASEWTVRLPSIVLCTAAVLAVGVVARDAFGPVGGLAAMVVLATSFEWLRAASTARVDGTLTALMTIGTLLFQRAVTAGGLSVGAAVTAYAALACAALTKGPVGFVLPGLVLAVVLFLRGEWRLAPHYRPVLGALVIAAIVGGWYALAVGLGGDSFVRKQVLKENVFRFLGATQMKSGHSHSFYYYFPTLLAGLLPWTPFVLAALATAVRDGAARRDPRLAFPLVWFAVV, from the coding sequence GTGACCTGGCTGTCGACTCGCTTCGGGAGCGCTCTCGCCGGCGTCTTGCTGTGCGTGGTGCTGTACGTTCCGCCCGCCGTGTTGACGCCGTTCTTCACGAAGGGCGAACCCCGGGAGGCCCTCGTCGTTCGCAACATGCTGGACGAAGGCGATTGGCTGCTCCCGAAGCGCGCCTCGGCGAACGGATGGACGATCGCGTCGAAGCCTCCCTTCTTCCATTGGCTCGGCGCGGGGGCGTCGGCACTCGCGGGGAGCGCGAGCGAGTGGACGGTCCGGCTGCCCTCGATCGTCCTGTGCACGGCGGCGGTGCTCGCGGTGGGCGTCGTGGCGCGCGACGCGTTCGGTCCGGTCGGCGGGCTCGCGGCGATGGTGGTCTTGGCCACGTCCTTCGAATGGCTGCGTGCCGCGTCGACGGCCCGCGTGGACGGCACGCTCACGGCCCTCATGACGATCGGCACGCTGCTCTTCCAGCGCGCCGTGACGGCGGGAGGCCTCAGCGTCGGAGCCGCCGTCACCGCGTACGCCGCGCTCGCCTGCGCCGCTCTCACGAAGGGACCGGTCGGCTTCGTGCTGCCCGGACTCGTGTTGGCGGTCGTCCTGTTCCTGCGCGGCGAGTGGCGGCTCGCGCCCCACTACCGCCCCGTCCTCGGCGCGCTCGTCATCGCCGCGATCGTCGGCGGCTGGTACGCGCTCGCGGTAGGGCTCGGCGGGGACTCCTTCGTCCGCAAGCAGGTGCTCAAGGAAAACGTGTTCCGCTTCCTCGGGGCGACCCAGATGAAAAGCGGCCACTCCCACTCCTTCTACTACTACTTTCCGACCCTCCTCGCCGGCCTGCTGCCGTGGACGCCGTTCGTTCTCGCCGCGCTCGCGACGGCGGTGCGCGACGGCGCGGCGCGACGCGATCCGCGGCTCGCGTTCCCACTGGTCTGGTTCGCTGTCGT